The following proteins come from a genomic window of Daphnia carinata strain CSIRO-1 chromosome 6, CSIRO_AGI_Dcar_HiC_V3, whole genome shotgun sequence:
- the LOC130702134 gene encoding leucine-rich repeat-containing protein 7-like, with protein sequence MDTNDDRGAGEAMLKGSGARRMATTSSGWRKILMCCLKPEEDDVQVLDYEHSSLTEVPAVIFSHERTLEVLRLDCNQIADLPRPLFHCHGLKELWLSDNEISQLPPALASLIHLQVLDISKNALSEVPDAISGLKALITLDLSVNPLGKLPEGATKLLSLESLNLSDTFLEFLPANFGRLTKLRLLELRENQLASLPKSMARLTALKRLDMGQNDLCDLPEVVGSIPSLTELWVDGNKLDVLPEFLGHLQNLVHLDASRNCLHGIAPTIGLCKSLTDLSLTSNNLANLPEEIGDLTLLTVLRVDDNRLTCLPDSLGRLSHLEELQAGQNRLSKLPASIGLLRKLETLMLNENLLDELPVELGSCQRLTVLSLRKNRLEHLPPELGHLSRLRVINLSCNRLLHLPVSFLKLPSLSALWLSEAQTKPVVPLQTDIDSSTGHKVLTCFLLPQSADPEAEEQTPADKGSPNVVTARSPTHIKFAFDGEADPKAGKLMRNPTPYPKELKALAKHAQHIQQHHPVSPTARNSVDLPTTGTTSPSETKGQLKKQPEPLPVAVVPPQPAAPSTTITVHVDPTVTIISKSPDEPIPVQSEPSNAPIRPKPEIVLGAPQPLATPSNESQPEVPPLLPPVHTSLTLEPKRNAPVDPVHTSLTLEPKRNASVDPVHTSLTLEAKRNASVENLADPEVDPPKPNGIPAAAEHSPRSAEIEIKEARVLRPLMSAADGLDKVKNPTDVVDRSSQPDLTAEVKQQPPPYHVAAVYSKRAAEFNHATSLPRTQSTDSGFTVEGTSGERRDSSPSRDSGRGPSIEPLEDNAQPSGSPGPAQSVVAAKRPVDLPLNGSLADREKMTPLALKRATYIIDNSLSPNDGTEAVEETGDLQSVAALRQAAREVFLSASPKESPLPAHKQTSWDVPLSVHTTNGSSNTLSAANVVGLPPAGNSSENGGQQPPAKIQGRLPPPKYHVTSNGFRDTSAELKSPPPASASSRIPLASHNRLPSGLPRQLSNLSNSSLLDGPIVNKPAPLLPPKKRDSPPPPTLQPKLSTSRIPPPQVHTPVLASPLTPLSLKTNFSPLPVHNARLVTPTTTPLTPTTNNNDFESNQSNKITPSQPLTTRIPLPKYSASDISKTGVSPGSRIPTRLPTPTTSIPSISKSKLSADLTGSPSLASYTSRIQ encoded by the exons ATGGATACAAATGACGATCGAGGAGCTGGTGAAGCTATGCTGAAGGGATCAGGTGCTCGAAGAATGGCCACCACATCTTCCGGATGGAGGAAGATCTTGATGTGTTGCTTGAAaccagaagaagacgatgtTCAAGTATTGGATTATGAGCACTCGAGCTTAACTGAGGTTCCAGCTGTAATCTTTAGCCATGAAAGGACGTTAGAGGTACTCCGGCTCGACTGTAATCAAATTGCCGATTTGCCCCGACCGCTCTTTCACTGCCACGGACTCAAAGAGCTCTGGCTCTCTGATAATGAGATTTCCCAGTTGCCCCCCGCGTTGGCCTCTCTCATCCATCTGCAg GTGTTGGATATTTCGAAAAATGCCCTGTCCGAAGTGCCCGATGCTATTAGCGGTCTGAAGGCGCTTATTACCCTGGACCTCAGCGTCAATCCGCTCG GTAAGTTGCCGGAGGGTGCAACTAAATTACTCTCGCTTGAGTCGCTCAACCTCTCCGACACGTTCCTCGAATTCCTCCCGGCCAACTTTGGTCGTTTGACCAAATTGCGATTGCTTGAGCTAAGAGAAAACCAACTGGCCAGTTTACCTAAATCTATGGCCCGTTTGACTGCGTTGAAACGACTGGACATGGGGCAAAACGACTTGTGTGACCTGCCTGAAGTCGTCGGAAGTATTCCGTCCCTCACGGAATTGTGGGTGGACGGGAACAAGTTGGACGTGCTACCTGAATTTCTGGGTCATTTACAG AATCTGGTTCATTTGGATGCATCTAGAAATTGTCTTCACGGCATCGCTCCAACCATCGGACTATGCAA ATCGTTGACAGATTTATCCTTAACGTCCAACAACTTGGCAAATCTACCCGAAGAAATAGGCGATTTGACTCTGTTGACCGTACTACGCGTCGATGATAATCGCTTGACTTGCCTGCCAGATTCGCTTGGTCGTCTGTCACACCTGGAAGAATTGCAAGCCGGCCAGAATCGATTGTCAAAACTTCCCGCATCGATCGGCTTACTGCGCAAATTGGAAACCTTGATGTTGAACGAGAACCTGCTAGATGAATTACCAGTGGAACTGGGCTCGTGCCAGCGGCTGACCGTCTTGTCCCTTCGCAAAAACCGACTGGAACATTTGCCGCCAGAGTTGGGCCATCTTTCACGTCTACGTGTCATCAATCTTAGCTGCAATCGGCTACTCCATCTGCCCGTCTCGTTTCTCAAGTTGCCGTCGCTATCTGCTCTATGGCTTTCCGAGGCACAAACCAAACCGGTTGTGCCGCTTCAAACGGACATTGACTCCAGCACTGGTCACAAGGTTTTGACTTGTTTCCTTTTGCCACAGTCAGCAGATCCGGAGGCAGAAGAACAGACACCAGCAGATAAGGGCAGTCCCAATGTCGTGACTGCTCGTTCGCCCACTCATATCAAATTTGCTTTCGATGGAGAAGCCGATCCAAAAGCAGGTAAATTGATGAGGAACCCAACCCCATACCCGAAGGAGTTGAAGGCCTTGGCCAAACACGCCCAGCATATTCAACAACACCACCCGGTTTCTCCCACAGCCCGCAATAGCGTGGACCTACCTACCACTGGTACCACTTCGCCCAGCGAAACTAAAGGACAGTTGAAGAAACAGCCAGAGCCTCTTCCAGTTGCTGTCGTTCCTCCTCAGCCTGCTGCGCCTTCTACGACGATCACTGTCCATGTCGACCCGACAGTGACGATCATTTCCAAATCGCCAGACGAGCCCATCCCAGTCCAGAGCGAACCTAGCAATGCCCCGATACGACCGAAGCCAGAAATTGTGCTGGGAGCTCCGCAACCCCTTGCCACACCATCGAATGAATCACAGCCTGAAGTTCCTCCATTACTGCCTCCGGTTCATACATCCTTAACATTGGAACCCAAACGCAATGCACCTGTAGACCCGGTTCATACGTCCTTAACATTAGAACCCAAACGCAATGCGTCTGTAGACCCGGTTCATACGTCCTTAACATTGGAAGCCAAACGCAATGCATCTGTAGAAAACTTGGCCGATCCGGAAGTTGATCCGCCCAAGCCAAATGGCATTCCAGCAGCAGCCGAACATTCACCTAGATCTGCTGaaatcgaaataaaagaagCTCGAGTGCTTCGACCGTTAATGTCTGCAGCAGATGGATTAGACAAGGTGAAGAACCCCACAGATGTTGTTGACCGGTCCAGTCAACCGGACTTGACGGCCGAAGTCAAGCAACAACCACCACCGTATCACGTTGCGGCTGTTTACTCGAAACGTGCAGCTGAGTTCAATCACGCGACTAGTTTGCCGCGCACACAGTCAACTGACAGTGGATTCACGGTTGAAGGGACTTCGGGTGAGAGGAGAGATAGCAGCCCCAGCCGTGACAGCGGACGCGGACCTTCTATTGAACCGCTTGAAGACAATGCGCAGCCATCTGGAAGCCCAGGGCCTGCACAATCTGTCGTGGCTGCTAAACGTCCCGTTGATTTGCCCTTGAATGGCAGCTTGGCAGACAGGGAGAAAATGACACCGCTTGCTTTAAAGAGAGCCACCTACATCATCGATAATAGCCTGAGTCCCAACGATGGCACCGAAGCAGTAGAAGAAACGGGAGACCTTCAATCAGTGGCGGCATTGAGACAAGCAGCCCGCGAAGTGTTCCTGTCCGCTTCCCCAAAGGAAAGTCCGCTTCCAGCACACAAGCAGACCTCCTGGGATGTTCCACTTTCCGTCCACACTACAAATGGGTCCTCCAACACTCTAAGTGCCGCTAACGTTGTTGGACTCCCACCTGCCGGCAACTCGTCTGAGAATGGCGGCCAACAACCACCGGCCAAAATTCAAGGACGACTTCCGCCGCCAAAGTATCACGTCACTAGTAATGGATTCCGTGATACATCGGCTGAATTGAAATCTCCTCCGCCTGCCAGTGCCTCCTCTCGCATTCCTCTGGCATCGCACAACCGGCTTCCTAGCGGACTTCCGCGTCAGTTATCCAACTTGTCAAATAGCTCGCTACTTGATGGGCCAATTGTAAATAAACCTGCACCTCTCTTGCCACCGAAGAAGCGGGATTCTCCACCGCCTCCGACTCTTCAACCCAAATTGTCCACTTCTCGGATTCCTCCGCCGCAAGTGCACACGCCCGTTCTTGCTTCTCCGCTAACGCCCCTATCGTTGAAGACCAATTTTTCGCCCTTGCCAGTCCATAATGCCAGATTGGTCACACCAACGACGACACCGCTAACGCCAACAACCAATAACAACGATTTCGAATCTAATCAAAGCAATAAAATCACGCCGTCTCAGCCTTTGACTACGCGCATTCCTTTGCCAAAGTACTCGGCGTCTGATATCAGTAAAACTGGAGTCTCACCCGGATCTCGAATTCCGACACGGTTACCTACACCGACAACGTCGATTCCATCAATTTCCAAAAGCAAATTGTCAGCGGACTTGACAGGCAGTCCGTCTCTAGCGTCTTACACATCACGTATTCAATAA
- the LOC130702139 gene encoding nuclear pore complex protein Nup50-like: MAKRAATRELNHDNWDDDEEEEEAGTFKQASSEALQGRVIKQARRRITGNDGEAKKGFSGFAGFGVRAGSESNAFTNFAVKVPNSTETFKTGNGENKPSSNTDNEAKEKEYLASLKVLNETVTAWITDHVKKNPCCVLTPIFQDYEKHLKDLEAKRTSTAPDESQAADTTKTTSAFTAGKISNEKPDDHKFQFGSKSAETSKPTFNFMSNGATPTKPPSTFSFSSSTSATSSASNFSFGIAKSDSEATTTSSTFSFKPTTAASTASPPTTAPFSFSASKPSVAAPAFSFGFASNKPTTDQKKDAEDEKGGDEEDDEDAPPKVEIKQVQEDDAFYSIRCKLFYKKDNNYTEKGVGTLHLKKIKDDKTQLVIRADTSLGNILLNIILNPQLTTQRVGKNNVMFVCIPNPPIDPKTPPAPTPMLLRVKTDTEADELLAKLNEAKK; encoded by the exons ATGGCCAAGCGTGCGGCAACCAGAGAATTGAATCACGACAACTGGgatgatgacgaagaagaagaagaggcagGTACCTTTAAACAAGCCTCTTCCGAGGCGCTTCAGGGACGGGTGATCAAACAAGCCCGGCGAAGAATTACAGGCAATGACGGAGAG GCAAAGAAAGGATTCTCTGGGTTTGCTGGTTTTGGTGTGCGAGCAGGATCTGAATCGAATGCATTCACCAACTTTGCTGTTAAAGTTCCAAATTCTACTGAAACATTCAAAACAGGAAATGGAGAAAACAAACCAAGCTCCAACACAGATAATgaggcaaaagagaaagaatacCTCGCAAGCCTTAAAGTTTTGAATGAAACTGTCACGGCGTGGATTACAGATCATGTCAAGAAGAATCCATGTTGTGTGCTTACCCCCATCTTCCAAGATTATGAAAAGCATTTAAAAGATCTGGAGGCAAAAAGAACTTCAACAGCACCAGATGAAAGCCAAGCAGCTGACACCACCAAAACTACCTCTGCTTTCACTGCAGGCAAAATCAGTAATGAGAAACCTGATGACCATAAGTTCCAATTTGGCTCTAAATCAGCAGAAACTTCCAAACCAACTTTCAACTTTATGAGCAATGGAGCAACCCCAACAAAACCtccttcaacattttcattttccagtTCAACATCAGCAACTTCTTCAGCATCGAACTTTTCTTTCGGCATCGCCAAAAGTGACTCGGAAGCGACTACCACTTCGTCAACGTTCTCGTTCAAACCTACAACTGCTGCTTCAACCGCCAGTCCGCCGACTACGGctcctttctccttttccgcATCTAAACCTTCGGTAGCCGCGCCAGCATTTTCGTTCGGTTTTGCAAG TAATAAACCAACAACAGATCAGAAAAAGGATGCAGAAGATGAGAAGGGCGgtgacgaagaagacgacgaagacgCTCCACCAAAGGTGGAAATTAAACAAGTACAAGAAGACGATGCCTTTTATTCCATTAG GTGTAAATTATTCTACAAAAAGGACAACAATTATACGGAAAAGGGTGTGGGTACTCTACACTTGAAGAAAATCAAGGACGATAAAACGCAACTGGTGATCCGTGCCGACACTTCACTCGGCAATATCCTTCTGAACATCATTCTAAACCCACAACTAACAACTCAGCGTGTAGGCAAGAATAACGTCATGTTCGTTTGTATTCCTAACCCACCCATTGATCCAAAAACTCCTCCTGCTCCAACACCCATGCTTCTCCGTGTGAAAACGGACACAGAAGCCGATGAACTGTTGGCCAAATTGAACGAGGCAAAGAAGTAA
- the LOC130702138 gene encoding G2/mitotic-specific cyclin-A-like isoform X2 — MASHLDQENQLPPTQAASTRFGLRKDGQPKLGLSIVNSNAANTKKASQLQGKKAPAFTVFDENATDHTDKANKGQNCWNPIPSVNLKQQPFAETKQGFSVYCDGASSKPTRHALAPISQSLEDSACSFVSMNTSLHQLDYVLQHKEESSKEAFKIQDHLSPMVIDELAIEDNKPCATLTELNRHLESALPEVYLKDIYTYLRNCEERHRPKPHYMRKQSDITPGMRAILIDWLVEVAEEYKIHNETLFLAVSFIDRFLSHMSVLRGKLQLVGTAAMFIASKYEEIYPPEVGEFVYITDDTYTKKQVLRMEHLILKVLAFELAVPTSNYFLQRYIQLSRSSETCLHLASYLCELTLMETEPYLHHLPSVVAASCVALARLACGNEVWPTHVHASTGYSLEQLVSCIKDLHTSWSQAPTNPQQAIREKYKAENRHVIYC; from the exons ATGGCTTCCCACCTCGACCAGGAAAATCAACTTCCTCCGACACAAGCTGCTTCTACACGCTTTGGTTTGCGAAAAGACGGTCAACCAAAATTGGGCCTTTCGATCGTCAATTCTAATGCAGCCAACACCAAAAAGGCATCTCAGTTGCAGGGCAAAAAG GCACCAGCATTTACTGTGTTTGATGAGAATGCAACTGACCACACTGATAAAGCCAATAAGGGACAGAATTGTTGGAACCCAATTCCTTCTGTTAATCTGAAGCAGCAACCTTTTGCTGAAACAAAGCAAGGGTTCTCGGTATACTGTGATGGAGCATCGTCCAAGCCTACTAGGCATGCCCTGGCTCCAATTTCACAAAGCCTAGAAGATTCAGCCTGCAGCTTCGTTTCTATGAATACAAGCTTACATCAGCTAGACTATGTTCTGCAACACAAGGAGGAATCATCTAAAGAGGCATTCAAAATCCAA GATCACTTGAGTCCTATGGTGATCGATGAATTGGCTATTGAAGACAACAAACCCTGTGCCACATTGACTGAGTTGAATCGTCATCTTGAATCTGCCTTGCCTGAAGTTTACCTGAAGGATATTTACACATATCTGAGGAACTGTGAG gAACGCCATCGGCCCAAGCCTCATTACATGAGGAAACAATCCGACATTACTCCTGGTATGCGCGCCATTTTGATCGACTGGCTTGTTGAAGTAGCTGAGGAATACAAAATCCACAACGAGACTCTCTTCCTTGCCGTCTCCTTCATCGACCGGTTCCTGTCTCACATGTCAGTTTTGCGCGGCAAATTGCAGTTGGTTGGAACCGCCGCCATGTTTATTGCCTC TAAATACGAAGAAATCTACCCGCCAGAGGTTGGTGAATTCGTCTACATCACCGATGATACATACACAAAGAAGCAAGTTTTGCGTATGGAGCATTTGATATTGAAAGTGTTAGCATTCGAACTAGCTGTGCCGACATCAAATTATTTCCTACAACGCTACATTCAATTGTCACGTTCCAGCGAGACTTGTCTCCACTTGGCATCg TATTTGTGCGAACTGACGTTAATGGAGACGGAACCATACTTGCATCATCTGCCCTCGGTTGTAGCCGCTTCCTGCGTTGCTCTGGCAAGACTCGCTTGTGGCAACGAAGTCTGGCCTACACACGTGCACGCTTCCACCGGTTACTCCCTGGAGCAGTTGGTATCTTGCATCAAGGATCTCCACACCTCTTGGTCTCAAGCCCCGACGAATCCTCAACAAGCTATTCGTGAAAAGTACAAGGCCGAAAA
- the LOC130702136 gene encoding mucin-5AC-like, which yields MYSGKAIVLRNLRQIPPNTAKVIRLQKQFIEAVQRYQELNERPDKDEAILQKLLEEIAFLDKSQREELNLVREAESHHVPQEIQNDLLCSDKLSDRELSAQTQECSETEDEFPPSTQELEGVGEDISPSSNSSKIENFKEPNTLAVLEEIEEEQDKLNDEQPMDWEDLTREQWSESDRLLQKVERVGAKVLQRDFMSTVELVHVSQYKKAEEALIQRKAKAVQGKKVITTGPWQIIDIPTKVSNRRCNYLTGLHVTIRQKDPKRSAMTSYSMESSGVKTRHHDSRGSSRASSRASSPVFSQTESYNGKDNYNSGSNTKHLRSTKTRAKSKKASPTVPSKTNNNNYNQQNKSSPSSKTTTFNSNPSNKPEPVDSNGKNGSRALEPCVTYTVVDGVPHFKVFFPSSKDSITSPAAGGFPKTPINGSPSFSSTRASIVESDIEIMQTNTCLENGSSAHITLERKIKPSSKPIKRPRLSHQGFSPSTTPIKAGPSNLETVPNSTAIKAEDSGNKEELGRCIEKCGSWMGAPHFKFYRTFPSVNATVASSNWSGSANSTVTTAVPPKPVVIAPAPKLSSPITTPKLVIASSNATSSTTTTVLPAMPKLTMGNQGLKSFVSPSGAPLNAQSGKFVPIAPKVASLAGGVSNYVIVPFADKNNGNQSTAIKRPISLLKTCPPLSSSQNPSTAGTFLTVKNLKECFQNNKQYKDMKVVVQKVPVTVQAPTTGTASGGNQSPGQRVPLASDKDDLKKKVVKLFPSTDKEKANGDDSHHLTSPTVIVADMSM from the exons ATGTACTCGGGAAAAGCGATCGTTTTGAGAAACTTGCGACAAATCCCGCCTAATACCGCCAAAGTTATTCGCTTGCAAAAGCAGTTTATCGAAGCTGTTCAGCGATATCAG GAATTAAATGAAAGACCGGATAAAGATGAAGCGATTCTTCAAAAATTACTGGAAGAAATAGCTTTTCTAGACAAGTCACAGCGTGAAGAGCTCAATCTCGTGAGAGAAGCCGAGTCGCACCACGTCCCTCAAGAAATTCAGAATGATTTATTGTGTTCTGATAAATTGAGCGATCGTGAATTATCTGCTCAAACCCAGGAATGTAGCGAAACTGAAGACGAATTCCCTCCATCCACTCAGGAATTAGAAGGGGTTGGTGAAGACATTTCACCAAGCTCTAACTcttcgaaaattgaaaatttcaaagagCCAAACACACTGGCCGTTCTTGAGGAAATTGAGGAAGAGCAAGATAAGTTAAATGATGAACAACCAATGGATTGGGAAGATTTAACTAGAGAGCAATGGTCAGAGTCTGACAGGCTACTTCAAAAAGTAGAAAGAGTAGGTGCAAAAGTGCTTCAACGGGATTTTATGTCTACTGTTG AATTGGTTCATGTTAGCCAATACAAGAAAGCCGAAGAAGCCTTGATCCAGAGAAAAGCAAAGGCAGTTCAGGGTAAAAAGGTGATCACAACTGGTCCTTGGCAAATTATCGATATACCAACAAAG gTATCTAACAGAAGATGCAACTACTTAACTGGCCTCCATGTTACTATTAGACAAAAAGATCCTAAACGGTCGGCTATGACGTCGTATTCAATGGAATCCAGCGGGGTTAAAACTCGCCATCATGATTCGCGTGGATCTTCTCGTGCTTCGTCGAGAGCATCCTCTCCCGTTTTTTCGCAAACGGAAAGCTACAACGGCAAAGATAACTACAATTCCGGCTCAAATACGAAGCATTTAAGAAGTACGAAAACGCGTGCCAAATCTAAGAAAGCATCACCCACCGTACCTAGCAAGACTAACAACAATAATTAtaatcaacaaaacaaatcgagCCCGTCAAGTAAAACTACAACTTTCAACTCGAACCCGTCGAACAAACCAGAGCCTGTAGATTCAAATGGCAAAAATGGCAGTCGAGCACTAGAACCCTGCGTTACCTACACGGTAGTAGACGGTGTGCCTCATTTCAAAGTATTCTTTCCTTCGTCCAAAGACTCCATCACTAGCCCAGCAGCTGGAGGTTTCCCCAAGACGCCAATTAACGGGTCGCCGTCCTTTTCTTCGACTCGAGCTTCCATCGTGGAGAGTGATATTGAAATTATGCAGACTAATACTTGTCTGGAGAACGGGAGCAGCGCTCATATTACGCTGGAGCGAAAAATTAAACCTTCGTCAAAACCTATCAAAAGACCTCGTCTATCTCATCAAGGTTTTAGTCCGTCTACGACTCCCATTAAAGCAGGACCGTCTAACTTGGAAACTGTACCCAATTCAACAGCCATAAAGGCGGAAGATTCTGGCAACAAAGAAGAATTGGGACGTTGCATTGAGAAATGTGGCAGCTGGATGGGAGCTCCTCATTTTAAATTCTACCGGACGTTTCCGTCTGTCAACGCAACTGTCGCATCGTCGAATTGGTCAGGATCTGCCAATTCGACGGTGACGACAGCAGTACCTCCAAAGCCGGTTGTCATTGCGCCTGCACCCAAGCTCTCGTCTCCTATAACGACTCCCAAGCTGGTCATCGCATCCAGCAACGCCACTTCCTCAACCACTACAACGGTGTTGCCTGCTATGCCGAAGTTAACGATGGGAAACCAAGGATTGAAAAGCTTCGTTTCACCGTCAGGGGCTCCGTTGAATGCACAAAGTGGTAAATTTGTGCCTATTGCTCCTAAAGTTGCGAGCCTGGCCGGCGGAGTATCCAACTATGTCATCGTTCCGTTCGCCGACAAGAATAACGGCAATCAGTCAACTGCCATTAAGAGACCCATATCGCTTTTGAAGACTTGTCCACCTCTGTCCAGCTCGCAGAATCCTTCCACGGCTGGCACCTTTCTCACTGTCAAGAACTTGAAGGAATGTTTCCAGAATAATAAGCAGTATAAAGACATGAAAGTTGTCGTTCAGAAAGTTCCTGTCACTGTGCAAGCGCCAACAACGGGTACAGCATCTGGCGGAAACCAGTCACCTGGGCAGAGAGTTCCTTTGGCCTCCGATAAGGACGATCTGAAGAAGAAGGTGGTCAAACTCTTTCCATCCACAGATAAGGAGAAGGCCAACGGTGATGATTCTCATCACCTGACGTCGCCAACTGTTATCGTGGCTGATATGTCAATGTAG
- the LOC130702138 gene encoding G2/mitotic-specific cyclin-A-like isoform X1 encodes MASHLDQENQLPPTQAASTRFGLRKDGQPKLGLSIVNSNAANTKKASQLQGKKAPAFTVFDENATDHTDKANKGQNCWNPIPSVNLKQQPFAETKQGFSVYCDGASSKPTRHALAPISQSLEDSACSFVSMNTSLHQLDYVLQHKEESSKEAFKIQDHLSPMVIDELAIEDNKPCATLTELNRHLESALPEVYLKDIYTYLRNCEERHRPKPHYMRKQSDITPGMRAILIDWLVEVAEEYKIHNETLFLAVSFIDRFLSHMSVLRGKLQLVGTAAMFIASKYEEIYPPEVGEFVYITDDTYTKKQVLRMEHLILKVLAFELAVPTSNYFLQRYIQLSRSSETCLHLASYLCELTLMETEPYLHHLPSVVAASCVALARLACGNEVWPTHVHASTGYSLEQLVSCIKDLHTSWSQAPTNPQQAIREKYKAEKRHVVSLITPPPISTLELAQF; translated from the exons ATGGCTTCCCACCTCGACCAGGAAAATCAACTTCCTCCGACACAAGCTGCTTCTACACGCTTTGGTTTGCGAAAAGACGGTCAACCAAAATTGGGCCTTTCGATCGTCAATTCTAATGCAGCCAACACCAAAAAGGCATCTCAGTTGCAGGGCAAAAAG GCACCAGCATTTACTGTGTTTGATGAGAATGCAACTGACCACACTGATAAAGCCAATAAGGGACAGAATTGTTGGAACCCAATTCCTTCTGTTAATCTGAAGCAGCAACCTTTTGCTGAAACAAAGCAAGGGTTCTCGGTATACTGTGATGGAGCATCGTCCAAGCCTACTAGGCATGCCCTGGCTCCAATTTCACAAAGCCTAGAAGATTCAGCCTGCAGCTTCGTTTCTATGAATACAAGCTTACATCAGCTAGACTATGTTCTGCAACACAAGGAGGAATCATCTAAAGAGGCATTCAAAATCCAA GATCACTTGAGTCCTATGGTGATCGATGAATTGGCTATTGAAGACAACAAACCCTGTGCCACATTGACTGAGTTGAATCGTCATCTTGAATCTGCCTTGCCTGAAGTTTACCTGAAGGATATTTACACATATCTGAGGAACTGTGAG gAACGCCATCGGCCCAAGCCTCATTACATGAGGAAACAATCCGACATTACTCCTGGTATGCGCGCCATTTTGATCGACTGGCTTGTTGAAGTAGCTGAGGAATACAAAATCCACAACGAGACTCTCTTCCTTGCCGTCTCCTTCATCGACCGGTTCCTGTCTCACATGTCAGTTTTGCGCGGCAAATTGCAGTTGGTTGGAACCGCCGCCATGTTTATTGCCTC TAAATACGAAGAAATCTACCCGCCAGAGGTTGGTGAATTCGTCTACATCACCGATGATACATACACAAAGAAGCAAGTTTTGCGTATGGAGCATTTGATATTGAAAGTGTTAGCATTCGAACTAGCTGTGCCGACATCAAATTATTTCCTACAACGCTACATTCAATTGTCACGTTCCAGCGAGACTTGTCTCCACTTGGCATCg TATTTGTGCGAACTGACGTTAATGGAGACGGAACCATACTTGCATCATCTGCCCTCGGTTGTAGCCGCTTCCTGCGTTGCTCTGGCAAGACTCGCTTGTGGCAACGAAGTCTGGCCTACACACGTGCACGCTTCCACCGGTTACTCCCTGGAGCAGTTGGTATCTTGCATCAAGGATCTCCACACCTCTTGGTCTCAAGCCCCGACGAATCCTCAACAAGCTATTCGTGAAAAGTACAAGGCCGAAAA gcgaCACGTTGTTTCCCTCATTACCCCGCCACCCATCTCGACTTTGGAATTGGCACAGTTTTAA